TAATTAGTTAGCTCCATAATGGCAGCAACAATGTCACCACCGGCTGCCTTGAGTGCTTTAACAGCTTTAGGTCTTGACACACCAGCTTGAGTCATCACCAGCTCTATATCCTTGGGATCTACACCAGCCTCATCCACTTCCTCATCATCTTGAGCTATAGCAGAGGATTCAGGCTTCAATCCAACATTGCTTACATTAGGAGCCTTGAATTGCTCTGCTGCCTGAGTCTGTAGCTGTGAGCTCAAGTCTTCAATCTTAGCTTCCCCAAATATAATGTATGTATCAGAAGTTGGACTCTTGAAAACGTCTGGCTTTGAAATAACAAACAGGAtctaacaaaacaaaaagtaaaattcaaTTATCTAAACAAGATAGATCTGAAAATTGGAAGAGAgcagtgaaaagtaaaaaatgtgtcaaatgcTAACATTCTTGCTTTTCTTTACTGTCACTCGGCTGACACCAGCGACAGGTTTCATTCCAAGTTTGAGCATTGCCTTGCGACTCTTCTTTTCACTTCTGGTTTGCTTGGACCTACCAGATGCATCACCTTCTAGTCCTGCAAACGAAACAAATTCATGAGACGTGAATTGGATCTGTCCAAGTAATTTCAgttcttataaatagaaaacataACAGTCAGACTGAACATAGACTTGTTATGATCCCCATGCATGTTCATTTGGATTCTAATACCAACATGCCAAAAAATTTCATCCATCCTAAGTGTGACATTAGTATGATGCTTATACTACACATCTCACGTCACGTAGTATAGATCAATCCTGATGGGAAGCACAGACACGAGATGGGACATGTAATGCACcacaaaagaaaacacatatACAACcaatttacaaagaaaaaagaCACAAGGAAGACTACCATAAAACACATAcaaccaatttaaaaaaaaacgacACAAGAAAGATTACCTCAAAACACAGATACAACCAATTTTAAAAAGACAAGACACAAGAAAGACTGTAAATGtctaaaatgaatataaaatacaaatctTAAATCAAATGAGAGAGAATTAATGCTTTAAGAATGAGCATGAGTGATTGTAGATACACTAAAATGTCACTACATTCTATCAAATTATTGTGATATGAATTCAAAATTCGTTATACAATATATAAGTTTAACAagtataactaaaaaaaaatctaattgtAACTGAAAGTGCCCAAATATTCAATTAGCATAGTTAAATAAAGTGAAGGATCACGCTGATGCTACTGGTGATGTCTGAATCTAGAAAATGATGGTATAACTTTATAACCTATATAACAAACTAAATCTTTCAGGTGAAagtctaaaataaaaacaatatttaacttttttgcAAAACATAGTGATTAACACCTTTTATGGAGAGACTCCAAATAATATCAATGGAGTTGACACATGAACCAAAATTTGCAAGAGATTgttacttaattaaaaatacaacaGGTCTGTGTCAAGAAGGAAAGCCCAATAAACTAATTGACCATTTACACTCTTTTCATTCAAAAAGAATTCAATCcaaattgtaaaagaaattcTAGTAAACTTTTGCCAGATGCAAGAATGATGGTGTGAAAGTCATAAGCAGTCTTCATTTAATCTCATTGACCAACTTACCTTCACCATGATCATCATCCTCTTCGTCTTCGTCGTCTTCATCTTCCtcgtcatcatcatcctcaACTACAGGCTCATCATGCTACaaaagatattatttaaaagttcaaaaaaaCTGTAAAATGAGGCAAAAGGTAAGAAATTTCTTAGTaacataagaaaatatttaactattaCAATCAATTAAGGTCATTAAGAAAAAGAGTTCAATATTCAGTTACTGATTCCATATTAGGTTTAATAATTCTTCTACCCTGGTTAGGTGTTTATTTTTCATGACAGATGAATTTTTCTCCTAAGTTTAGTTGGAAACTATTTCCCATATATACTAGTACCCCCAAAAAAAACCTTGCAATTAATTGTGCAGAAAAAGTTCAGCCCTGAAGATCGAAAACCTAGTAATTTCATTTCCACTCTCTTTTTATATCAAACTTCTGATCGGATCAAATATGAACAAACACAGAACAAAAACTgcatataaaatacaaaagctATCTACTACCTCAATTTACTCATATCAAATCAAAACCTTAACAGTAACCCGCTACCACTAGTAATTTAGAGTCCACGGGCCACAGAACCCTAAAacaattaatgatgaaaacatTGCACACAATTGAACTCAACTGAGTACTCCTAAtccaattcaaaattaaaatataaaaacacaaaaagaaaaataaaaaaataataacacagATTACATGGATCTTTTGCTGTTCGAGGTGTTGGGCTAGAAGCTCCTCTTGAGTTTGAGCCGTCATGGTGATTTGCCGTCAGAAAGAGGATTTCTGCAACTGTGATCCAGCCAAATACCAACTATAACCTAAAACCCTAACACCTGCACTTTATATACCTCCAATTAGGGTAACCctattaaaattagaaaacccATTACTTCCAAATCTATTATTTGCATAAAACTAGATAAAATAAGAGTTCCTTCTGGGGTGTTAggttgaataaataaataaaaaatattaatatttctcaattttattaatatagtttaattttatataaaatattttaaaagaatatttttttaaacgttCAAACTTTACAAcgttaaaattttgaaacattGCTAAAACTATTTGTCccattgtttttaatttttaatactttttgaaaaatgtcttctggaatgttatattttttaattacttacagaaaatgttttttataagcttaaattttcaattcaaaaagtacttttttaaatattttaaaaagtattttctatgaaaaaaatataaaatggagGTCTAAGTAATAGTTTTCAACAAATACTTttacctttttcactaaaattaaaaaccctcaaatttactattttcattcgattctttatatatatatatataaaacacttttcatatgtttttaacttttgatttttaaagtatttatcTTCTAAAATACTCTTGGATAATATGAATGAGGTTGTGTCTAAAAGACTCTTTAATATTTAAGTCACTTTCtcatatcaataaataataaatgcataattaataaaatgtaaatcaTATTTCTGGTAATAAgtgttatttatatatagtaCTCTTTAGGGTGAGTATGGATCCTTATCTATATAGGCTTAGGCTTGGGCTTAGCGGTCTATTTACCTTAGTAGAGCAAGATTGTTTGATTATATTCTAAACCGACATATAATTGATCAGGCCGCCTAATAGTAGTCACATACTGTGCATACCGGAATGTTTATGTGCATTTACTTAGGACATATTCGACCATGTAATTTGCGTTGCACTATCTAAGGACGAGACTCATACTGGTATGGTCGAGGGGTACTCAGTCATATATAGTACACTAACCCATCAGACTTTACATGTAACATGTTAAAGGTCTGTAAAGAGATTATGATATTGATACTCATACATTAGTAGTCGGTCTTTAGTTTTTGGATTGTCAGATTATTATATCGATACTCGATAATCATCCTACAAAGTATCTTTAGGTATTGTCGATTATGATATTCGTGTTGGTATAATAGCCCTCCAGCCTCGAGAAGCATAACTACGAAGATGTTGTAATTATTAGGTGCCAAAAATGACGAGGTGAGAGAGATGTAGAGGTATAACTGATGTCTTGCTCATAAAACGATGCATTACTGGAAAGGACATAAATCATCCTTTCAAAGGTCATTTACCTTAAAAGCCGATTACTTCAAAGTTTAAAGGTATGTCTTATAGTAGATCAAAGATGAGTTTTAAAGAAGAGTCAGATAATAATAGTAGTGCTAGTAGTCAAGTATCAATATCATCAAACGCTTCCTCATCTCGTGGCATGAGAGTGGAGATGAAAGTGATTACAGAGAAAAGGAAGGACCTCGAGTTATGGTTACTTAGGAAGGATGGATACGAGTGAATAAACCCCTAATTAAAACCTAGTTTTTTAAGTTTGAGTGCTCAGTTTTAATTCTTAGTTAAACACCTTTTACACTTTTTAGATAGGGATGTCTGACGGAATTGTTGTCAAACATGAATGGACTTGATCCCAAGATTTCAAGGACTCAAGTTGTCTCTTAGGAAGAGAAAAGGAAGGACCTCGAGTTATGGTTACTTAGGAAGGATGGATACGAGTGAATAGACCCCTAATTAAAACCTAGTTTTTTAAGTTTGAGTGTTCAGTTTTAATTCTTGGTTAAACAACTTTTACACATTTTAGATAGAGATGTCTGACGAAATTGTTGTCAAACATGAATGAACTTGATCCCAAAAACTCAAGTTGTCACTTAGGAAGGACACCTCAAAGGATTGTTACGCAAGACAACAACTACTACTATAAACTCAATGAACAAACCAATTTTTCCTCACTGATAGACAACCACAATGCCCACCAAGAATTGAGCAATTTGGTGATAGTAAGGATAATCAGTCTCTTATCAAAAGGTTGTTAAGGTATAGTTTCTTAGATAGATACATGTCTACATATTGCCAACAAATCAccgaaaattttaaattttggtatATCTAACGAGTTTTACAATTGTGAAtcaacttaaattaatttaagtcTAGACAAATTGCAGTACTATGAAGACAATGTGTTTGTTGACACACGGCTCAAGACACTAGCTTTTCGAAATCTAAATACTTACATAAACGTAATTTTGTGATGAACATATTAATTTTTCTCAACCCATACCCACACCCCACATCTCAAACTGATTTTTTACCTTATTTAATCCAAATCCGTCCACCTTAGGGTTGATTGTCACCCCTACTTTGAGGGCAAGAAAGACGAGCAGAATAACATATAATCAAACATGTATCAAGATTCATGAAGTACTAACATACTTTTTTTATCATACTCACTTTAATACATTTTCTACTGTTAATCAAAAGTTCATTGGGAAATACAAAATGTTAACGCTTGTAGAAGAGTTGAGATctacaaattataatttcaatatattttaaataataaaattcaaagaatGTTCAAATAAGAGCTTTAGAAAATGTCGGGTATTTGCTCAAATAAGAATCTTATTTGCCCCTGCTTATAGTGCAGAAGGAGCACCACACACTTGTTTAGAAGCCATACTAACCAATATAGAAACTAGATAGCTACTGATCATGACTGCCATTCTTGTCAAGAAACATACTATAGTAGAGAATGAGTCTATAGTCTTTTCCTCCTATGCCGATAATTACAAAGAGAAAATAGAATAAAGCAAAGGTTATTAGCAATCACTTTCCAAACAGAGCAAAACTTTGACtgacaaaagaaaaatcctCCACATTGCAAATTCCAAAATTCTCCCAAATCTGACCATCAATTAGTTAGCTCCATAATGGCAGCAACAATATCGCCATTGGCAGCTTTGAGGGACTTAAGAGCTCTTGATCTTACCACACCGGCTTGAGTCATCACTAACTCAATATCCTTGGGATCTACACCAGACTCGTCcacatcttcatcatcttgagcaGTAGCAGAGGTTTCTGGCTTCAGTCCTACATTGCTCACATTAGGAGCCTTGAATTGTTCTGCTGCCTGAGTCTGTAGCTGTGAACTCAAGTCTTCAATCTTTGCTTCGCCGAATATAATGTATGTGTCAGATGTTGGACTTTTGAAAACATCCGGTTTTGAGATAACAAAAAGGatctaaacaaacaaaaagaaaaacaagtcaGTTTTGACCAATTCAAAAGTAGATGAGACAATGAAAAGTTAGTATAAGTAAATAGATATGTCAAACTGCTAACATTCTTGCTCTTCTTGACAGTCACACGACTGACACCTGTGACAGGTTTCATTCCAAGTTTGAGCATTGCCTTGCGACTCTTCTTTTCACTTCTGGTCTGCTTGGATCTACCAGATGCATCACCCTCTAGACCTGTAATAAAATCCATATTGCTAAGAGACTGAGATACATCCATCAATGCAACTTCGAttcatgtaataaaaaattacgtGCAGCATTAACTTAGTTGTACAAAAAAAAGGCTCATCCCGATCTACtagctttttcatttttattcaacaaCAGATTAAACTGGCCTGTAAATTACACACGACTTAAACACTGGAATGACTTGTTAAAACACTCATAACAATATTGAACAACTTTGTAAACCATGATTGATTAAATCTTTGTAAAACAAGACCctgaaaaaaaataaggaaactGAAAAAATATTGACCACAATTCTAAAGAgtaaatttattactttaaaaaaaataaaatggatcACTTCTGAGAGTAAAAAGCAACCCAAATTAATCTTATCGACCTTTTACATTCTATGTACTGTGTGCTAATTCCAATCGAAGACGAAATCAAGTGAACATTTGCTAAATTCAAGAATGACAGCAGGTATGTAATCCACACCACACCACTCAATTTAATCTTATTTGCCAACTTACCTTCAGCATTGTCATCATCCTCGACTTCGTCGTCATCTTCCTCATCATCATCGTCTTCGACTAAAGGCTCATCATCCTACAAATGTATTATTCAGAAGTTCGGGATATTAGAAAACAGAGCAAATAGTAGGCCATTAAATATGTCGAGTAAAAAAGTTCTTTAGTGACTACATTTTAACGAAGACTCGGTGGGTAGTCGTTAAGAAACACTATGGTTTAACAATAAATCAGCACAAGTTAATGAAAGTCAAATTTCCAAATCAAGCCAAAGTGTCCATTCATTTCACCAGATCGAGCAGCTCTCCTATCTGTGATATAAAAGATCATAAACTTGTTTTCAGACAAAAAGCTGTATCATTTAAAACCCAGAAACCTTTCAATTAATTGCATAGAAACCATTAACCTTAAACCAAATTGAATGCTTGCATGTTCACTTTCCCAATCTGAACTTCCCTAAAACTAATCGAAACTCTATTGAACAACTAAAATGCGAGTAAGCCATTGAATTCCAAACAATAAATCTTGGGATCAAACACAAGAAGCGCGAGCTTAGAAGTTACAATGTCCTCTAAAAGCTCAGTGTTCTCATCAGATACAAATCCTTAACAGTAACACGGTCCTTTATTCCAAATATTTTGAACCTAATTTTCTatcacttaaaaattaaattaaaagaaaagaagtaagATTGAAGGTGTAGATTATTACATGGATCTTTTCCTGTTCGAGGAGAGCCGCAAGAAGATCTTCTTGAGTCTGAGCTGTCATTGCGACTTTTTCAGGTTTTTAGGTGTTCTAAGCTCTGGTGTCACAGACTTATTCTTCTATGCATATGACATAGCCTTAACCAACATCCTAAAACCCTAGAACCATGGTTTTTATAGTTCTAACTCGGGTTGACCCAATTTTACCCGTTCCATCGCTTTCTTTAGGTGCAGTTCGTACGGAAAGAGGACTCTTACGTATCTTAAAACATGCCACGTCAAATCAAAAAGTTTCTTCAGACAGGACAGGCGCCGTTCagagtaattttaaatttacatgtattgttaaaaaaatatacaaattattttaaatatgttttgttctgtgttaaaactattaaaaatataacttcagactttatatgttattaaataatattaaaatcttaaaaagtAATTGATCAATAATAAAAAGGTATATTATTAACACTCATTTAATTAACTtaatataatccaaaatgtTCTTCAACTTTTAGTCAATTATATAGAAGTTTAAGGAAAATGCTGATTTGAAAACTGGTACAAGGCGTTTTGTGCAAATATTGTCATGCAGCGAGAGATCATGGAGCTATTTTCATAGCTTGCTTCAGTCATATATCTTTAGTTCcgtttttatttgaaaagtgATTATCGCATTACCTCGTTTTCCCATTGTTATTCTTCAGTTAATAATTTCTCACAAATAGTCGGTTTTATTACCTCACGAATGGTCCTTCAGAGTGAGTATAATAACCAGGGACAACCAGCATGTGGGAAGGAGCTTAAATTTAGTCGGTGCCTCTGCGAGAATATTTAGAAACAAATGACAGGGTCTTTGAAGACTTCATTTCACTGTTTGGTATTCGAATAAGAGGTGCAGCACAGCATTCAACTGCATCCTTCATAACTCGTCAGGAATGGATATTGCTCCCCTGAAATCCAAAAGATTAACTTCTCCTGGTGTTgcaatataattattatgaacAAGTGCGCTGCCTTGCATATGACAAATCCCAACCACCCACACAAGCAGGGATCCAAGTAGAAGGAAACAATCCGAATAAATTACATTGCAAAAAGAAACCTACCCAAAATGTCATCATCCATCCATTTCAGGGAGAAAAAGAGGATTGATTACAAAATGACTTCAGGATCAACCTACAGCTGCAAGTAAAGCTAAACTAAGGTTTCCGAGGTGAGATCACCAACCAGAATTTCCAGACCCCCATCCGTTCCCAGCTGCTGCTTTCTTGGGGGCGCTTCCCCAGCCAGAGCTTCCTTGATCACCATCACTTggaccaccaccaccaccaatcTCTTGTCCCCAGACACCATTGTCATTGTTATTAGTGCTACCGCTTCCACCTCCCCAACCGCCACTTACACCACCCCAACCACCAGGAAAAGCTTCCCTTCCAGGAGAATTTTGAACTTTGGCCCCTGGAAAACTGTTTAAACCATCATCTGAATCCTTTGGGTTATTAGAACCCCACCTGCTGCCCCCATAACTAGAGTCCTGCCTTTCATTGTTGGAATtgtgtcctctgttgttataagAACCGCGACCGCGACCACGTCCTCGACCACCACCATATGGACGGGGCACCCCACTTGGATGTTCGTCCTGATTCCCATTGTTTCTATACTCACCACGTCCTAtagaacaaaaaatatataaggacataaatctatattaaaaaatttaccaGGTCTTACTGTAAAAATGACAAGTGAAAACTAGTTGGATAACACGTGAAACTATATGCAATTAACCCAGCAAAGCTGCAAGATCATACAGATTAGATAACTATACATAAATAATCTAATTAGTTCAACATCCAACtagaatatatgaaaaaataaaatactacagctaaatttaaaagttaaatcaATATACCTGTCCTGGAACCAGGAGTAGAAGATCGATCCCTATCATAAGAGTGACCTCTCCTACCACCCTCATTGTTTGAACCACCACCCCAGCCACTGCCCACAGATGGCCCAGACGAGCCACCAGTTGCAGGGCTACGCATTGGTACCATAGCAGCAACCGATCTAATGGAGGGGGCTGAATCGTGTTGGGGGTCATCAATATGCCTCTGAAAGTATGCCACAAGCCGATCGATGTCCTCAAACATCTTTTTCCTGAACCTAAATCCTTTTGGGTAAAGCCCAATGTACTCGTGGTGTGGATTTGTACTTCTTATATAAGTTAATATAAATGTGCCAGGATGCTCGTGGGAGATGCCAAAACTATAGACAATGCGCGTAGGATACTCAGCTTTCTCAATCCTCAAAAGTTCATCAACTTCTGATTTTGTACCCTTTCTAAATTTGCGATAGTTTAGCATTGTCTTTAAGTAAGCCACCAATGGATCTACATATCGGTCCATAACCTAAGCAACAACCAGCGGGAAAAAGTTAGCCATATAATCATAAGCAAAGCATCCAGAAAATGTTGGGAACTTTACCTCATCTAAGTCCTCAAAAGTGTCGTCTCCAATTTTTAGTGTCTTCCCAATTCGCAGTAAGCTTGTAATGTCCTTGTGTTCCTTGCCACCTTCGATTATATCCTTATGGGCATATACTCCATCATTAATTTTAAGAGTTAAAGTAAGATATGAAGGTCCTCGTGAACTAGGACGGATAATACTTTCTCCAGGATCTTTGTCAGACAAGAACTGCATAAGGAAAAAGGCATAGCTAAGCTAGAAAcatattaaacatttaattttattttttaaaaaaaaaaaacttttaacgACTACTTGCAATAAAATGAGTTTCATTACAGATAAAAACCTACCAAATTCCAAGTTCGTCACACTATGAACCCacacaaattttaaatagaaactAATGGATTTATTTCAATCTACgaaaattcattcattcttcaAAACAAGAAGCAGCCAGTGAGCTTATAGAATAAAGTATGGAAATATTACTGTGAAGTTATCAATGACACCCAGTTGATATTGCTATTGGGTATAGAATGCCAAGAGTCCTGGGCAGCATATTTAAGAATCTACCTCAATTACagaaattagtccaaagttatCATCCCCAACCAATTTTACCATACAAACCAACACCAACTCAACCAATTGAATGCAGGAGCCATTCAGGAAAAAAAACTTGTCACCAAGGACTAAAACCTTCCACCTACCAAGACAAGTCAGGATGTGCATACACAACTAATACAATTTCACCACTATGAAAGATCCTGATATGATTCTAATAAGgtcaataaaatacaaaatttaacaaataaactCAGCAACAAACCTCCATTGCTTCATCTGCAGTTATGTTCTGAAAGCGTGGATGAACAATCATCCTTGGCTTGAAATGCTTCTTAGCAAGTTCCTTTTCTTTCCGAGCTTTGTCTTGATCACTCTGAAAGCAGCTCCGATCTTCATGGTAATAGGGGTCAATATCACGGTTATGCTGTAAGCGGTTACTTCTCATTTCACTGTCCTTACAAACAAGGAAGACTTGATACCTATTCTTTTGAATTGACTTGATTTTACAAGTGAGCATGTCACCTTCATGTAGCCTATCAGATAATTCAATTACATCTCTCCAGTCATCTGTGTAGTCTTCCTTCATGAGAATTCCAGTCATTCCAGATTCAAGCCCACATATTGCTTTCTGAGCCTGTACTCTTCGAACTGTGACTTGGACAATTTTGCCTTCAGCAAGCGTCTCTTCAGTCTCACCTGAAATCATATAGAATTCTTCATCCTGACTTGGTTCTTCATATTGATTGCGCCAATCCTGAAAACCTTGAATTAATTCTCTTTTTATGTCATAGAAAGTTTGTATTTTGTTCTGACGATTTTTTCCAGAAGCATATTCCTCAACATCAAGGTTTTTCAAATAACTAGGTCGATCTCTCACGTGCTCTATGGCCATCTCcagtgcatcatcatcatcatttgcATCACCTGTACCATCTTCTTCATATACATCTTTGGCCAACTCTTGTGCAAGTATATAAGATTCAGGATGAATTCTTGTATCATCCAGTAAATCAATAAATTGGCTGCTGCTAGCTGCCAACCCACTTCGCCGGACACGCAAGAAACCAACTGCATTGACAAACACCTTTTTACCAAGTTTGTGTTCTGTGACAAAGTCCTTCCGTGTAAAAATGGCACCAGCCCTTACCAAAGATCTCTGTAAGGATGCAGCCTTCCTTGGACCAAGCCCAGAAATAAACTGTAATGGTGCAAATAACCACTCATGACTTATTGCTAAATTAATGTCTAAGCCAACCTGATTGGTCACATCTACCATAACCTGCTCAACCATAGCAAATTTATCATCTTGGTTGAGAAAACTCTCTAAAGGGCTCAATTTCCATGACAAGATTTCCTTTCTAGGTTCGCATAATGTTGCaaccattgccaatgggttctGGAGATAACGACCAAGTGCA
This sequence is a window from Vigna angularis cultivar LongXiaoDou No.4 chromosome 2, ASM1680809v1, whole genome shotgun sequence. Protein-coding genes within it:
- the LOC108326826 gene encoding nascent polypeptide-associated complex subunit alpha-like protein 1 is translated as MTAQTQEELLAQHLEQQKIHHDEPVVEDDDDEEDEDDEDEEDDDHGEGLEGDASGRSKQTRSEKKSRKAMLKLGMKPVAGVSRVTVKKSKNILFVISKPDVFKSPTSDTYIIFGEAKIEDLSSQLQTQAAEQFKAPNVSNVGLKPESSAIAQDDEEVDEAGVDPKDIELVMTQAGVSRPKAVKALKAAGGDIVAAIMELTN
- the LOC108328886 gene encoding nascent polypeptide-associated complex subunit alpha-like protein 1, with product MTAQTQEDLLAALLEQEKIHDDEPLVEDDDDEEDDDEVEDDDNAEGLEGDASGRSKQTRSEKKSRKAMLKLGMKPVTGVSRVTVKKSKNILFVISKPDVFKSPTSDTYIIFGEAKIEDLSSQLQTQAAEQFKAPNVSNVGLKPETSATAQDDEDVDESGVDPKDIELVMTQAGVVRSRALKSLKAANGDIVAAIMELTN